From the genome of Actinacidiphila yeochonensis CN732, one region includes:
- the ureG gene encoding urease accessory protein UreG: MHRDHPEVFPERYAAGVPEGGRALRIGLGGPVGSGKTATVAALCRALRDRLRIGVVTNDIYTREDADFLLRQAVLPPERITAVETGACPHTAIRDDISANLEAVEELEEAVGPLDLVLVESGGDNLTATFSRGLVDAQIFVIDVAGGDDIPRKGGPGVTTADLLVVNKTDLAPHVGADLARMARDAVAQRGTLPVVFTSVRAAGGIDPVTAWVGERLAAWSTAHA, from the coding sequence ATGCACCGTGACCACCCCGAGGTGTTCCCCGAGCGGTACGCCGCCGGCGTGCCCGAGGGCGGGCGGGCGCTGCGGATCGGGCTCGGCGGCCCGGTCGGCTCCGGCAAGACCGCCACGGTGGCGGCGCTGTGCCGGGCCCTGCGGGACCGGCTGCGGATCGGCGTGGTGACCAACGACATCTACACCCGCGAGGACGCCGACTTCCTGCTGCGGCAGGCCGTACTGCCGCCCGAGCGGATCACCGCCGTCGAGACCGGGGCCTGCCCGCACACCGCCATCCGCGACGACATCTCCGCGAACCTGGAGGCCGTCGAGGAGCTGGAGGAGGCGGTGGGCCCGCTCGACCTGGTCCTGGTCGAGTCCGGTGGCGACAACCTCACCGCCACGTTCTCCCGGGGCCTGGTCGACGCGCAGATCTTCGTCATCGACGTGGCCGGAGGTGACGACATCCCGCGCAAGGGCGGCCCCGGCGTCACCACCGCGGACCTCCTCGTCGTCAACAAGACCGATCTCGCCCCGCACGTCGGCGCCGACCTGGCGCGGATGGCGCGCGACGCCGTCGCCCAACGCGGAACCCTGCCCGTCGTGTTCACCTCCGTCCGGGCCGCGGGCGGCATCGACCCGGTGACCGCCTGGGTCGGGGAGCGGCTCGCCGCGTGGTCCACGGCGCACGCGTGA
- a CDS encoding urease accessory protein UreD: MRAEPDGRGGTVLPLLAGEGPLALRRTRAVGDGAHVTVVGAMSAPLGGDRLRIEAEVAAGARLTVGASAATVSLPGPHGERAGYEVRLRVGEGAVLRWLPEPVIAARGSDLRTATTADIAPGGCLVLREEQVLGRHAEPSGRLEARLTVRHAGADLLDQELRFGPGTAPGWAGPAVLGGHRAVGQLLLAAPEPVLAAVLASADEAGTAVTEDGPDGAGLAALTPLAGPALLATALAVDGRRLRRLLDAYLALFDAAVRSW, translated from the coding sequence ATGCGGGCCGAGCCGGACGGGCGGGGCGGCACCGTGCTGCCGCTGCTGGCGGGGGAGGGGCCGCTCGCGCTGCGCCGCACCCGGGCCGTGGGGGACGGCGCGCACGTCACCGTCGTCGGTGCGATGTCCGCGCCGCTGGGCGGGGACCGGCTGCGGATCGAGGCCGAGGTGGCGGCGGGCGCCCGGCTGACCGTGGGCGCCTCGGCGGCGACGGTGTCCCTGCCGGGCCCCCACGGGGAGCGGGCCGGGTACGAGGTGCGGCTGCGGGTGGGTGAGGGAGCCGTCCTGCGCTGGCTGCCGGAGCCGGTGATCGCCGCCCGGGGCAGCGACCTGCGGACGGCCACCACCGCCGACATCGCCCCGGGCGGCTGTCTGGTGCTGCGCGAGGAGCAGGTGCTGGGCCGGCACGCCGAACCGTCCGGCCGGCTCGAAGCCCGTCTCACCGTGCGTCACGCCGGCGCGGACCTGCTCGACCAGGAGCTGCGCTTCGGCCCCGGAACCGCACCCGGTTGGGCGGGGCCGGCGGTGCTCGGCGGCCACCGCGCCGTCGGCCAGCTCCTGCTGGCGGCGCCGGAGCCGGTCCTCGCGGCGGTCCTGGCCTCGGCGGACGAAGCGGGCACGGCGGTGACGGAGGACGGCCCGGACGGCGCCGGCCTGGCGGCCCTCACCCCGCTGGCCGGTCCGGCGCTGCTGGCCACCGCGCTCGCCGTGGACGGCCGCCGGCTGCGCCGCCTGCTCGACGCGTACCTGGCACTGTTCGACGCGGCGGTGCGCTCCTGGTGA
- a CDS encoding calcium:proton antiporter has translation MAERLRSLAARWTVAAPVLAVALLAAVWGRSLSVPVVAVTSVVLAGAVLAAVHHAEVIAHRVGEPFGSLVLAVAVTVIEVALIVTLMADGGSKGPVLARDTVFAAVMITCNGIVGLCLTMAALRHRLAVFQPEGTGGALATVGTLATLSLVLPRFTTSRRGPEFSSSQLVFAAVASLALYGLFVATQTVRHREFFLPVSRDHGAAGDGHEEVAQPSRRRVLASLVLLALALVGVVGLAKSVSHTIETGVAAVGLPHAVVGVIIALLVLLPESIAALRAARRDQVQTSLNLALGSAMASIGLTVPAVAVASFWMSGPLVLGLDPTDMVLLTLTLVVSTLTVVPGRATVLQGGVHLVLFAAYLELAVTP, from the coding sequence ATGGCCGAGCGCTTGCGATCCCTCGCCGCGCGGTGGACCGTGGCGGCCCCGGTGCTGGCGGTCGCCCTCCTGGCAGCCGTGTGGGGGCGCTCGCTGTCCGTCCCGGTGGTGGCGGTCACCTCGGTGGTGCTGGCGGGGGCCGTCCTGGCCGCGGTGCACCACGCCGAGGTGATCGCCCACCGCGTGGGGGAGCCGTTCGGCTCGCTGGTGCTGGCCGTCGCGGTGACGGTGATCGAAGTGGCGCTGATCGTCACCCTCATGGCCGACGGCGGTTCCAAGGGGCCCGTTCTGGCGCGCGACACCGTCTTCGCCGCTGTGATGATCACCTGCAACGGGATCGTCGGCCTGTGCCTGACGATGGCCGCGCTGCGGCACCGGCTGGCGGTGTTCCAGCCGGAGGGGACGGGCGGCGCGCTGGCGACCGTGGGCACGCTCGCCACCCTCAGCCTGGTGCTGCCGAGGTTCACCACCAGTCGGCGCGGGCCGGAGTTCTCCTCGTCCCAGCTGGTCTTCGCGGCGGTCGCGTCGCTGGCGCTCTACGGGCTGTTCGTCGCCACGCAGACGGTGCGGCACCGGGAGTTCTTCCTCCCCGTCAGCCGCGATCACGGCGCGGCCGGCGACGGGCACGAGGAGGTGGCACAGCCGTCCCGCCGCCGGGTGCTGGCCAGCCTGGTGCTGCTCGCGCTGGCGCTGGTGGGTGTGGTGGGCCTGGCCAAGAGCGTCTCGCACACCATCGAGACCGGGGTGGCCGCCGTCGGGCTGCCGCACGCCGTGGTCGGCGTGATCATCGCGCTGCTGGTGCTGCTGCCCGAGTCGATCGCGGCGCTCCGGGCGGCCCGGCGGGACCAGGTGCAGACCAGCCTCAACCTCGCGCTGGGCTCGGCCATGGCGAGTATCGGCCTGACGGTGCCGGCGGTCGCGGTCGCCTCCTTCTGGATGTCGGGCCCCCTCGTCCTGGGCCTGGACCCCACGGACATGGTGCTGCTGACCCTGACGCTGGTGGTGAGCACCCTGACGGTGGTCCCCGGCCGGGCGACCGTCCTCCAGGGCGGCGTGCACCTCGTCCTGTTCGCCGCCTACCTGGAGCTGGCGGTCACCCCGTGA
- a CDS encoding LysR family transcriptional regulator substrate-binding protein, whose translation MVLPPGHPLAGRAGLRLADLADALWLDASGAVPLAPLRAATGGGFPVSVHCDGADPTALRALAEAGQGLALLPRSVAGDGAVPLVEPRLVHRVEVLTAHRPSDLARALVDELAAAGGPPARLP comes from the coding sequence GTGGTGCTGCCGCCCGGCCATCCGCTCGCGGGACGCGCCGGGCTGCGGCTGGCGGACCTGGCCGACGCGCTCTGGCTGGACGCCTCCGGGGCTGTTCCGCTGGCGCCCCTGCGGGCCGCGACCGGCGGCGGGTTCCCCGTCTCCGTCCACTGCGACGGCGCCGACCCCACCGCCCTGCGCGCCCTCGCCGAGGCAGGCCAGGGTCTGGCCCTGCTCCCCCGCTCGGTGGCCGGCGACGGCGCGGTACCCCTGGTCGAACCGCGCCTCGTCCACCGCGTGGAGGTGCTCACCGCGCACCGGCCGTCGGACCTGGCCCGCGCTCTCGTCGACGAGCTGGCCGCCGCCGGAGGGCCGCCGGCCCGGCTGCCCTGA
- a CDS encoding LysR family transcriptional regulator yields MDPHLLRTFGEVARLRSFSAAARALGYTQSAVSQHIAALEADLGVPLLSRRPVVPTEAGARLLDHTGPLLARLAAARADVVRVARSPRARLALGAAPLAFGPAAAGALARVRAGAPRARVSVRWADTAGVVRDLLAPERESEAADQGTGARTGAGGGAGALDVGFVAGVAAPTDPLRVPGRPGSG; encoded by the coding sequence ATGGACCCGCATCTGCTGCGCACCTTCGGGGAGGTCGCTCGGCTGCGCTCGTTCTCGGCCGCCGCCCGCGCGCTCGGCTACACGCAGTCGGCCGTCTCCCAGCACATCGCCGCCCTGGAGGCCGACCTCGGCGTCCCGCTGCTCAGCCGCCGCCCCGTGGTGCCCACCGAGGCCGGCGCGCGCCTGCTCGACCACACCGGACCGCTGCTCGCCCGACTCGCCGCGGCCCGCGCCGACGTGGTGCGGGTGGCCCGCTCGCCGCGGGCCCGCCTCGCGCTGGGAGCCGCGCCGCTGGCCTTCGGCCCGGCGGCGGCCGGGGCGCTGGCCCGGGTCCGGGCGGGTGCGCCGCGGGCGCGGGTCTCGGTGCGCTGGGCGGACACCGCGGGGGTGGTGCGGGACCTGCTCGCGCCGGAGCGCGAGAGCGAGGCAGCGGACCAGGGGACGGGCGCACGTACGGGTGCGGGCGGCGGCGCGGGTGCGCTGGACGTCGGGTTCGTCGCCGGGGTGGCCGCGCCCACCGATCCGCTGCGCGTACCGGGGCGGCCGGGCTCCGGGTGA
- a CDS encoding CTP synthase C-terminal region-related (seleno)protein, whose product MTTPTTASPSDAAGPAACPALPPRPARIALVGDRSASVRSHQRVPGLLRALRDRHGLPVDGYWVPTPDAELPGAVAGFDAVWLLPGSPYRSESGALGAVRAAREEGVPFLGTCGGFQHALLEFARNVCGLTGARHAENDPEGDPDDLLIAPLTCSLAGREGRLRTVPGSLAERLLGSRETVERFHCAYGPVPGPLPRLEAAGLRFTAHDPDGEPRAAELPAHPFFLAALFQPELAGDGTVAHPFVRGLAEAAVRHAAARP is encoded by the coding sequence ATGACGACCCCGACGACCGCCTCCCCGTCCGACGCGGCCGGTCCCGCCGCCTGTCCCGCCCTCCCGCCCCGGCCCGCGCGGATCGCCCTCGTCGGCGACCGCAGCGCCTCCGTCCGCTCCCACCAGCGCGTACCCGGGCTGCTCCGCGCCCTGCGGGACCGCCACGGGCTGCCCGTCGACGGCTACTGGGTCCCGACGCCCGACGCCGAACTCCCGGGCGCCGTCGCGGGGTTCGACGCGGTGTGGCTGCTGCCGGGCAGCCCGTACCGCAGCGAGTCCGGTGCCCTCGGCGCGGTGCGGGCCGCCCGGGAGGAGGGCGTCCCCTTCCTCGGTACCTGCGGCGGGTTCCAGCACGCGCTGCTGGAGTTCGCCAGGAACGTGTGCGGTCTCACCGGCGCCCGGCACGCCGAGAACGACCCCGAAGGCGACCCCGACGACCTGCTCATCGCCCCGCTGACCTGCTCGCTTGCCGGCCGGGAGGGCAGGCTGCGCACCGTACCGGGCAGCCTTGCCGAACGCCTTCTCGGCAGCCGGGAGACCGTGGAGCGCTTCCACTGCGCCTACGGGCCGGTCCCCGGACCCCTGCCGCGCCTGGAGGCGGCCGGGCTGCGCTTCACCGCCCACGACCCGGACGGTGAGCCCCGGGCCGCCGAACTCCCCGCCCACCCCTTCTTCCTGGCCGCGCTCTTCCAGCCGGAGCTGGCCGGCGACGGCACCGTCGCGCACCCCTTCGTCCGAGGACTGGCCGAGGCCGCCGTCCGACACGCCGCCGCACGGCCCTGA
- a CDS encoding CYTH domain-containing protein produces the protein MDARDDAPGPAGGGGVPGNGSAGCEGPVAEGRYARVERERRFLMGRAPEPAAAVTVRSITDRYLDGTRLRLRYVQHLDGRREFKLTQKIPAGRPGPVQGLITNTYLSADEYRVLAALPGALLAKRRWSVPPLGVDVFEGALRGLVLAEVEFADDVEAAAFTPPPGSVAEVTDDQRFTGGRLVRTARPELLRWMAGFGLDADTAAR, from the coding sequence ATGGACGCTCGCGACGACGCCCCCGGCCCGGCAGGCGGCGGCGGTGTACCCGGCAACGGTTCGGCGGGGTGCGAAGGCCCGGTGGCGGAGGGCAGGTACGCGCGGGTGGAGCGGGAGCGGCGGTTCCTGATGGGGCGGGCTCCGGAACCCGCGGCGGCCGTCACCGTCCGCTCCATCACCGACCGGTACCTGGACGGCACCCGTCTGCGGCTCCGGTATGTCCAACACCTTGATGGACGGCGGGAGTTCAAACTCACGCAGAAGATCCCGGCCGGACGGCCCGGCCCGGTCCAGGGCCTGATCACCAACACCTACCTGTCGGCCGACGAGTACCGGGTGCTGGCCGCGCTGCCGGGCGCGCTCCTGGCCAAGCGGCGCTGGAGCGTACCGCCCCTCGGCGTCGACGTGTTCGAGGGCGCTCTGCGCGGACTGGTGCTGGCCGAGGTCGAGTTCGCCGACGACGTCGAGGCCGCGGCGTTCACGCCCCCGCCCGGGAGCGTGGCCGAGGTGACGGACGACCAGCGCTTCACCGGCGGCCGGCTCGTCCGCACCGCACGCCCCGAACTGCTGCGATGGATGGCCGGGTTCGGCCTCGACGCCGACACCGCCGCGCGCTGA